The following coding sequences lie in one Listeria ivanovii subsp. londoniensis genomic window:
- a CDS encoding ABC transporter ATP-binding protein produces METLLSFENVYKDYPSGPSIIHALKETNFEAKKGELIAIVGPSGSGKSTLLSLAGALLTPTGGTISINDKSISNLSAKEQTSLRLEEIGFIFQAAHLVPYLRVKDQIGFIGKMAGKNAAELEKEATALLAQLGIADRANAFPKDLSGGQKQRVAIARALINQPSVILADEPTASLDTERSREVVTLLRDEVVQTSRTAIMVTHDERMLDLVNHVYRMEDGLLTQES; encoded by the coding sequence ATGGAAACTCTACTATCATTCGAAAATGTTTATAAAGACTATCCGTCCGGTCCTTCAATTATTCATGCACTGAAGGAAACAAACTTTGAAGCGAAGAAAGGCGAACTTATTGCCATTGTTGGCCCAAGTGGTTCTGGTAAAAGTACATTACTTTCGCTTGCAGGTGCACTTTTAACACCAACTGGCGGAACTATTTCGATTAATGATAAGTCTATTAGTAACTTATCAGCAAAAGAGCAAACTTCTCTTCGTTTAGAAGAAATCGGCTTTATTTTCCAAGCTGCTCACCTTGTTCCTTACTTACGTGTGAAAGATCAAATTGGCTTTATTGGAAAAATGGCTGGGAAAAATGCTGCTGAATTAGAAAAAGAAGCTACTGCCTTGCTTGCTCAACTTGGAATCGCTGACCGGGCAAACGCTTTTCCAAAAGACTTATCAGGTGGTCAAAAGCAACGTGTCGCGATTGCACGGGCGCTTATTAATCAGCCATCTGTTATTTTAGCGGATGAGCCAACTGCCAGCCTTGATACGGAAAGAAGTCGTGAAGTCGTGACGTTGCTTCGTGATGAGGTAGTTCAAACTAGCCGGACTGCGATTATGGTTACACATGATGAACGGATGTTAGATTTAGTCAATCATGTTTATCGTATGGAAGATGGCTTGCTTACTCAAGAAAGTTAA
- a CDS encoding PTS sugar transporter subunit IIB, translated as MKNIVLVCAAGMSTSLLVTKMRKAAEARGEECEIEAYSIAEVSNLIDDADVVLLGPQVRYQKKTVDELAAGKIPVDVIDMAAYGTMNGEKVLGQALELIENYQK; from the coding sequence ATGAAAAATATTGTTTTAGTATGTGCGGCAGGAATGTCAACAAGCCTTTTAGTAACAAAAATGCGTAAAGCAGCAGAAGCGCGCGGAGAAGAATGTGAAATCGAAGCGTACTCTATCGCTGAAGTAAGTAATTTAATTGATGATGCAGATGTAGTACTTTTAGGACCACAAGTGCGTTATCAAAAGAAAACAGTTGATGAATTAGCTGCTGGGAAAATTCCAGTAGATGTAATCGACATGGCCGCTTATGGTACGATGAACGGGGAAAAAGTACTTGGCCAAGCATTAGAATTAATTGAAAACTATCAAAAGTAA
- a CDS encoding aspartate kinase, which produces MKVIKFGGSSLASGIQLNKVFQLVAEDSDRKIVVVSAPGKRFKEDTKVTDLLIDCATKALLGENTTELFEAVIARYAGIALDTGMDGAIIQQIRTDLQATISSDKSDPDKFLDRMKASGEDNNAKLIAAYFKFKGLNANYINPKDAGLLVTNEHASAQVLPESYDRLFALREREGIIVFPGFFGYTKDGEISTFSRSGSDITGAIVANGAQAELYENFTDVDAVYAVNPAIVKNPKKVLELTYREMRELSYAGFSVFHDEALIPAFHAGIPVHIKNTNNPDSCGTRVVHERENSNGPVVGIASDDGFCSIYISKYLMNREIGFGRKVLQILEDSGLNYEHMPSGIDDLTIIIRENQFGEDTEQTIMARLKEELNADQVIMQHGISLIMVVGETMRHNVGITSRASKALSDAKVNIEMINQGSSEVSIMFGVKEAQENTAVRALYNEFFSEVLV; this is translated from the coding sequence ATGAAAGTAATTAAATTTGGCGGGAGTTCTTTAGCATCAGGGATTCAATTAAATAAAGTTTTCCAACTTGTAGCGGAGGATTCTGATCGAAAAATCGTTGTTGTATCAGCTCCTGGTAAACGTTTCAAAGAAGATACAAAAGTGACGGACTTACTTATTGATTGCGCGACAAAAGCACTTTTAGGAGAAAATACGACAGAATTATTTGAAGCTGTCATTGCTAGATATGCGGGAATTGCGCTTGATACGGGAATGGATGGTGCGATTATCCAGCAAATTCGTACAGATTTACAAGCGACAATTTCTTCTGACAAAAGCGATCCTGATAAATTTTTAGATCGAATGAAAGCTAGCGGAGAAGATAACAATGCGAAATTAATCGCAGCTTATTTTAAATTTAAAGGCTTAAATGCCAACTATATTAATCCAAAAGATGCTGGATTACTCGTGACGAACGAACATGCAAGTGCTCAAGTTTTACCTGAATCTTATGACCGGTTGTTTGCACTTCGAGAACGAGAAGGTATCATCGTTTTCCCTGGATTTTTCGGTTACACAAAAGACGGCGAAATTAGTACTTTTTCCAGAAGTGGTTCTGATATTACTGGAGCGATTGTGGCCAATGGGGCGCAAGCTGAGTTATACGAGAATTTTACTGATGTGGATGCAGTTTATGCAGTCAATCCGGCTATTGTAAAAAACCCGAAGAAAGTACTCGAACTTACTTACCGCGAAATGCGCGAACTTTCTTATGCTGGCTTCTCTGTTTTTCATGACGAAGCCTTGATTCCGGCCTTCCATGCAGGGATTCCTGTTCATATCAAAAATACAAACAATCCTGATTCATGCGGAACTCGTGTCGTACATGAACGTGAAAACAGCAATGGGCCAGTCGTTGGAATTGCGAGCGACGACGGTTTTTGCAGCATTTATATTAGTAAATATTTAATGAACCGGGAAATTGGCTTTGGTCGAAAAGTGTTACAAATCTTGGAAGACTCTGGGCTGAACTATGAGCATATGCCATCCGGAATTGATGATTTAACTATTATTATTCGCGAAAATCAGTTTGGCGAGGACACCGAACAGACAATTATGGCTCGATTGAAAGAAGAATTAAATGCCGATCAAGTTATTATGCAACATGGAATTTCACTGATTATGGTTGTAGGCGAAACAATGCGCCATAACGTTGGGATAACTTCACGTGCTTCTAAAGCTTTATCCGACGCAAAAGTAAACATTGAAATGATTAATCAAGGCTCTTCAGAAGTAAGCATTATGTTCGGCGTCAAAGAAGCACAGGAAAATACAGCAGTTCGGGCGCTATATAATGAATTCTTTTCGGAGGTTTTGGTTTAA
- a CDS encoding peptidylprolyl isomerase → MTYPQLSKEVAPNEIEAEMITNRGTIRIKLFPEIAPKTVENFVTHSKNGYYDGLIFHRVIPEFMIQGGDPDGRGTGGESIWGEAFEDEFSTEAFNLRGALSMANAGPNTNGSQFFIVQKPDMPADMLGQMEQAGFPVEVIEAYKEGGTPWLDGRHTVFGHVIEGMDVVDEIAGLPTGMQDKPVNDVVIEKINIK, encoded by the coding sequence ATGACTTATCCACAATTATCAAAAGAAGTAGCACCTAACGAGATTGAAGCAGAAATGATCACAAACCGAGGAACTATCCGCATCAAATTGTTCCCAGAAATCGCACCAAAAACAGTAGAAAATTTTGTTACACATTCTAAAAATGGCTATTACGATGGACTTATTTTTCACCGTGTTATTCCTGAATTCATGATCCAAGGTGGCGACCCAGACGGCCGTGGTACTGGCGGTGAAAGTATTTGGGGAGAAGCTTTTGAAGACGAATTTTCTACAGAAGCATTCAATTTGCGTGGTGCTTTATCGATGGCAAACGCTGGCCCAAATACAAACGGAAGCCAATTTTTCATCGTTCAAAAACCAGATATGCCTGCTGATATGCTTGGTCAAATGGAACAAGCAGGCTTCCCAGTAGAAGTTATCGAAGCCTATAAAGAAGGCGGAACTCCTTGGTTAGACGGACGCCATACAGTTTTTGGTCACGTAATCGAAGGCATGGACGTAGTAGACGAAATCGCAGGACTACCAACTGGCATGCAAGACAAACCAGTGAATGATGTTGTGATTGAGAAGATTAATATTAAATAA
- a CDS encoding lmo2377 family MFS transporter, translating into MTTRKRNLYILMVANLLMSASMTMIMPFLSLYIDTFGDYSDSYVQRWAGYIFGVTFLVAFIFSPIWGRIGDKHGYKGILILTSFGLAICIFLMGFAHSVTYLLILRIFMGVVTGFIGVSNAFIARQTPRNEAGKILGTLQLGGVTGMLFGPLIGGAMADLFGFKDTFTITGIAMMLAALLVALGVKEIRTEEQKEAAKVVYSRRAVLKQIFTLRVLFTVMIITALIQIANFSVQPLLALYVGDMTHSNNIAFLSGLAFSATGFGNLVMTRKWGQLGDKYGYEKILNILLIMAAIFVIPQAFATNLWFFIFFRFLFGIAIGGMVPCTTAYIRLAAPGVMQGEMLGYNQSARFLGNVIGPILGGTLAGYIGIPSVFLFMSFMFFVAFFVLLYALHSDRKRHVNVD; encoded by the coding sequence ATGACAACAAGAAAAAGAAATTTGTACATTTTAATGGTTGCTAATTTGTTGATGTCAGCTAGTATGACGATGATTATGCCGTTTTTATCGCTCTATATTGACACATTTGGAGATTATAGCGACTCTTATGTTCAAAGATGGGCAGGCTATATTTTCGGAGTTACTTTTTTAGTGGCATTTATTTTTTCTCCTATTTGGGGACGAATTGGAGATAAACATGGTTATAAAGGGATTTTGATTTTAACTTCTTTTGGTTTAGCAATTTGTATTTTCCTGATGGGATTTGCACATTCGGTTACTTACTTGTTGATTTTACGAATTTTTATGGGTGTTGTTACAGGGTTCATCGGGGTTAGTAATGCTTTTATTGCACGACAAACTCCTAGAAATGAAGCAGGGAAAATCCTTGGAACACTTCAACTTGGTGGTGTTACTGGCATGTTATTTGGTCCGCTAATAGGTGGAGCGATGGCTGATTTATTTGGTTTTAAAGATACTTTTACCATTACAGGGATTGCGATGATGCTTGCGGCGTTACTCGTTGCTCTTGGGGTAAAAGAGATTCGGACAGAAGAACAAAAGGAAGCCGCGAAAGTAGTTTATTCGAGACGAGCTGTTTTAAAACAAATCTTTACGCTACGTGTTCTCTTTACGGTAATGATTATTACTGCTCTTATTCAAATTGCGAATTTTAGCGTACAGCCACTCTTAGCACTTTATGTTGGAGATATGACTCACTCGAATAATATTGCTTTTTTATCTGGTTTAGCTTTTTCAGCGACTGGTTTTGGGAATTTAGTAATGACTCGAAAATGGGGACAGCTTGGCGATAAGTATGGCTATGAGAAGATTTTAAATATCTTGTTAATTATGGCTGCTATTTTTGTTATTCCCCAAGCTTTTGCAACAAATCTCTGGTTTTTTATTTTCTTCCGCTTTTTATTTGGAATTGCTATTGGTGGAATGGTTCCCTGTACGACGGCATATATTCGGCTTGCAGCACCTGGTGTTATGCAAGGTGAGATGCTTGGCTACAATCAAAGTGCTCGTTTCTTAGGGAATGTTATTGGGCCAATTCTAGGCGGTACACTTGCTGGCTATATTGGAATACCTAGTGTTTTCCTTTTTATGAGCTTTATGTTTTTTGTCGCCTTTTTTGTTTTACTATACGCACTTCATTCCGACAGAAAACGCCATGTTAATGTTGATTAA
- a CDS encoding Na+/H+ antiporter subunit A — protein sequence MSFLHLAILLPFIVALLIPLFYRWTKQIHTGWLVLPIPVFLFIYFLTYIPKTMDGATVVSMPWIPRLGINFTVVVDGLSLLFALLITGIGSLVTFYSIYYLGKKKERLSNFYTFLFIFMTAMLGVVLSDNLIVLYLFWELTSISSFLLIGYWYHRERSRYGARKSMIITVFGGLMMLGGFILLHIMSDSYSIRAIIQDADVISQSSLFIPAMILVLLGAFTKSAQVPFHIWLPDAMEAPTPVSAYLHSATMVKAGIYIVARFTPLFASSGVWFWTVSLVGITTLFWGSLNATKKNDLKAILAYSTISQLGMIMALLGIGAASLHFDTLSDDIYVIAIVAAVFHLFNHATFKGSLFMMVGIVDHETGTRDIRRLGGLMRIMPITATIAFIGTFAMAGIPPFNGFLSKEMFFESMVNITHLQLFDASTWGVILPIVAWIASVFTFVYSMIIFFKTFTGKVKPYLLPKKPHEASFGLLLPPIILSAFVVIIGLFPNLIAEPILEPAVRAIVPSLDADFSIHISMWHGFTPALLMTFGVVIVGVLLFLTHKYWKPWITTRVPKALRIGKTYDNGMFYLEQGSYRMTMFIMTGWLRTYLNYMLSAFILMMASVMIFTQALDFNFTTMTKVTVVDFVLAAVILVTLVGIVFSKSRITSIILLGAMGYTVSIFFVISRAPDLALTQLIIETISVVLYLLVFYHLPQFSNIEEKPKWLSMKTFLSIGVGVIITLVSLSAYNTTFYDSISKYYVDNAYVEAAGKNIVNVILVDFRGFDTMFETAVLSIAAIGIYAMIKLRLTKRGENNENE from the coding sequence TTGTCATTTCTTCATCTAGCAATTCTTTTGCCTTTCATTGTGGCACTCTTAATTCCACTATTTTATCGGTGGACAAAACAAATCCACACTGGCTGGCTAGTACTTCCGATTCCAGTATTCCTATTTATTTATTTCTTAACTTATATCCCAAAGACGATGGACGGGGCAACGGTTGTTTCAATGCCTTGGATTCCGCGACTTGGGATTAATTTTACGGTAGTTGTAGATGGGCTTAGTTTGCTATTCGCACTACTAATTACAGGGATTGGATCACTTGTTACGTTTTACTCGATTTATTATTTAGGAAAGAAAAAAGAGCGACTTAGCAATTTTTATACTTTCTTATTTATTTTTATGACCGCCATGCTTGGGGTTGTTCTAAGTGATAACTTGATTGTCCTGTATCTTTTCTGGGAATTAACATCGATTAGTTCCTTCTTATTAATAGGTTACTGGTATCATAGAGAGCGCTCGCGTTATGGTGCTCGTAAATCAATGATAATTACTGTATTTGGCGGTCTGATGATGCTTGGAGGGTTTATTTTACTCCATATTATGAGTGATTCTTACTCGATTCGTGCAATTATCCAAGACGCAGATGTTATAAGTCAAAGTAGTTTATTCATTCCGGCAATGATTCTTGTCTTACTAGGTGCCTTTACAAAATCGGCTCAAGTCCCCTTTCACATTTGGCTACCAGATGCAATGGAAGCACCGACTCCTGTTAGTGCTTACTTGCATTCAGCGACGATGGTAAAAGCGGGGATTTATATTGTAGCTCGGTTTACTCCATTATTCGCAAGTTCTGGTGTTTGGTTTTGGACGGTTTCACTTGTCGGAATTACTACACTCTTCTGGGGCTCTCTTAATGCTACGAAGAAAAATGATTTAAAAGCAATTCTAGCTTACTCGACAATTAGCCAACTCGGAATGATTATGGCATTACTCGGAATTGGGGCTGCGTCACTTCACTTTGATACGTTAAGTGATGATATTTATGTGATAGCCATTGTCGCTGCTGTTTTCCACTTATTCAACCATGCCACATTTAAAGGTAGTTTGTTCATGATGGTCGGAATTGTCGATCATGAAACAGGAACACGTGATATCCGGCGCCTCGGTGGTTTAATGCGAATTATGCCGATTACTGCTACGATTGCTTTCATTGGCACATTTGCAATGGCCGGCATTCCACCTTTTAATGGATTCTTAAGTAAAGAAATGTTTTTTGAAAGCATGGTGAATATTACACATTTGCAGTTGTTTGACGCAAGCACTTGGGGGGTTATTCTTCCTATTGTTGCTTGGATTGCCAGTGTGTTTACCTTTGTTTATAGCATGATTATTTTCTTCAAAACCTTTACCGGAAAAGTGAAGCCTTACTTACTTCCAAAAAAACCACATGAAGCTTCCTTTGGTTTACTGTTGCCTCCAATTATTTTATCCGCTTTTGTGGTAATTATTGGTCTATTCCCTAATTTAATTGCTGAGCCAATTTTAGAACCAGCAGTTAGAGCGATTGTTCCGAGTCTTGATGCGGACTTTTCGATTCATATTAGTATGTGGCATGGATTTACTCCTGCACTTCTGATGACTTTCGGTGTTGTAATTGTTGGAGTACTCTTATTCCTAACACATAAATACTGGAAACCGTGGATTACCACTCGTGTTCCAAAAGCGCTAAGAATTGGAAAAACCTATGACAATGGTATGTTCTATTTGGAACAAGGCTCCTACCGAATGACAATGTTTATTATGACTGGTTGGCTCCGAACTTATTTAAATTATATGTTGTCCGCCTTTATTTTGATGATGGCTTCGGTGATGATTTTCACGCAGGCACTTGATTTCAACTTCACTACTATGACAAAAGTAACTGTGGTCGATTTTGTTTTAGCGGCTGTTATTCTTGTTACTTTGGTCGGAATTGTTTTCTCTAAATCAAGAATCACATCCATTATCTTGCTTGGGGCGATGGGTTACACGGTTAGTATTTTCTTTGTTATCTCTAGAGCACCTGACCTTGCTTTAACACAGCTTATTATTGAAACGATTTCGGTAGTACTCTATCTGCTCGTTTTCTATCATCTACCGCAATTCAGTAATATTGAAGAAAAGCCAAAATGGTTATCGATGAAGACTTTTTTAAGTATCGGGGTTGGCGTCATTATTACACTAGTCTCCCTATCTGCTTATAACACGACTTTCTATGATTCAATTTCGAAATACTATGTTGATAATGCTTACGTGGAAGCTGCTGGTAAAAATATTGTTAATGTTATCTTAGTAGACTTCCGTGGTTTTGATACGATGTTTGAAACAGCTGTACTTTCGATTGCTGCAATTGGTATTTATGCAATGATTAAATTACGTCTGACGAAACGAGGTGAAAATAATGAAAACGAATGA
- a CDS encoding Na(+)/H(+) antiporter subunit B, with product MMKTNDVLLRNVTKVVAFIIFLFSLHLFFAGHYNPGGGFVAGLTTAGAITLTLLAYDTKTVASMLNINTIMLTGIGLAFALGTGMIGIFTGDPFLTHKFGHVDLPILGDTALHTATLFDLGVYLVVVGVTLTIIQTIGESD from the coding sequence ATAATGAAAACGAATGACGTTCTTCTTAGAAATGTGACGAAAGTAGTTGCTTTCATTATTTTCTTGTTCTCACTCCATTTATTCTTTGCGGGTCATTATAATCCTGGTGGTGGCTTTGTTGCTGGGCTGACCACAGCAGGAGCGATTACTTTGACACTACTTGCTTATGATACAAAAACGGTTGCTAGTATGCTTAATATTAATACAATTATGCTTACAGGTATCGGGCTAGCTTTCGCACTTGGGACAGGGATGATTGGAATTTTTACGGGTGATCCTTTCTTGACGCATAAATTTGGTCATGTGGATTTGCCCATTTTAGGGGATACTGCGCTACATACAGCGACACTTTTTGACCTTGGTGTTTATCTTGTGGTTGTAGGTGTAACACTTACGATAATTCAAACGATTGGGGAGAGTGACTGA
- a CDS encoding Na(+)/H(+) antiporter subunit C — translation MELLMSILIGLIFAAAVYLILSKSLLRIIIGTAVLSHGVNLLVLTMGGLKKGRVPILGTDGSGMYNDPLPQALILTAIVISFGVTAFFLVLAYRAYQELDSESVSKTRGHEADDE, via the coding sequence ATGGAACTATTAATGTCTATATTAATCGGCTTGATTTTTGCCGCAGCTGTCTATTTAATTCTCTCTAAAAGTTTGCTTCGGATTATTATCGGAACGGCTGTCCTCAGTCACGGAGTTAACTTACTCGTACTGACGATGGGCGGACTCAAAAAAGGACGTGTACCAATTCTTGGGACAGATGGCTCAGGAATGTACAATGACCCCCTACCACAGGCCCTTATTTTAACTGCGATTGTTATAAGCTTTGGTGTAACTGCCTTTTTCCTTGTTCTTGCGTATAGAGCGTATCAGGAGCTTGATAGCGAGAGTGTATCCAAGACGAGAGGACATGAAGCCGATGATGAATAA
- a CDS encoding Na+/H+ antiporter subunit D, which translates to MNNIILMPILIPFLGAIVLMLLPKRVIIQRIFALIFSGILVVATFSLVFYIRENGITTLNIGNWAAPFGITMVGDMFAILLTATTSIILFCVVLYSFYTIGKPREKFLYYPAMLFMIVGVNGSFLTGDIFNMFVFFEVMLMASYVLLVIGGTQVQLKATIKYLLINVVGSGFFVVAIALLYSMIGTLNMADISEKISDLNGANTGMISVVAVLFLFVFGLKAGLFPLYFWLPGSYFAPPIPVLALFGGLLTKVGVYAIIRTYTLFFSSLTDFVVPLLGILAIITIILGVIGAISYYDMKTIVIYNIMIAIGVILFSVSIMTRESMTGAVFYLIHDMIIKAALFLIVGIVMAITGYSSVKKFSGLMSVKPSLGWIFFIATLGLSGIPPLSGFIGKLLIVEGAFSAGQIAGGIIILLSSLFVLMSLIKVFTKGFWGEKKGVFNLQIPYKNMLVPVIILLTISIAYGVFSNAIYPFIEQAVDPLVDPSVYIHAVLKE; encoded by the coding sequence ATGAATAATATAATATTAATGCCGATTTTAATTCCCTTTTTGGGAGCGATTGTTTTAATGTTACTTCCAAAACGAGTGATTATACAACGAATTTTTGCTTTAATTTTTAGTGGTATTTTAGTCGTTGCAACTTTTTCTCTTGTTTTTTACATTCGGGAAAATGGAATTACTACACTTAATATTGGTAACTGGGCTGCTCCATTTGGAATTACGATGGTGGGTGATATGTTTGCCATCTTACTTACAGCAACAACAAGTATTATTTTGTTCTGTGTAGTCTTATATTCCTTTTATACCATCGGAAAACCACGTGAGAAATTTCTTTACTATCCTGCAATGCTCTTTATGATTGTTGGGGTTAATGGGTCGTTTCTAACAGGCGATATTTTTAATATGTTTGTTTTCTTTGAAGTAATGTTAATGGCGTCTTACGTGCTGCTCGTAATCGGAGGGACACAAGTTCAATTAAAAGCAACCATTAAATACTTACTAATTAATGTAGTTGGTTCAGGATTTTTCGTTGTAGCCATCGCCTTGCTTTACTCAATGATTGGAACATTAAATATGGCGGATATTTCGGAAAAAATTTCTGATTTAAATGGTGCAAATACTGGAATGATAAGCGTTGTCGCCGTTCTTTTCTTGTTTGTCTTTGGGCTTAAAGCTGGTCTGTTTCCGCTTTACTTCTGGCTTCCGGGATCTTACTTTGCTCCTCCAATTCCAGTTCTTGCACTCTTTGGTGGTCTTTTGACAAAAGTTGGTGTCTATGCGATTATTCGAACCTATACTTTATTCTTTAGTTCACTGACAGATTTTGTTGTGCCTTTACTTGGGATACTGGCGATAATTACCATTATCCTCGGTGTCATTGGGGCAATTAGCTATTACGATATGAAGACCATCGTAATTTACAATATTATGATTGCTATTGGTGTGATTTTATTTAGCGTTTCGATTATGACACGCGAATCTATGACTGGCGCGGTATTTTATTTAATTCATGATATGATAATCAAAGCAGCTCTTTTCCTAATTGTTGGAATTGTGATGGCGATTACTGGTTACTCCAGTGTAAAGAAATTCAGCGGGTTAATGAGTGTGAAGCCGTCCCTTGGTTGGATTTTCTTTATTGCTACATTAGGCCTTTCCGGAATTCCACCTCTGAGCGGATTCATTGGCAAACTTTTGATTGTCGAAGGAGCTTTCTCAGCTGGACAAATTGCTGGTGGTATAATCATATTACTTTCTAGTTTATTCGTTCTTATGTCATTAATTAAAGTCTTTACAAAAGGTTTCTGGGGAGAGAAAAAAGGGGTATTCAATTTACAAATCCCTTATAAGAACATGCTCGTTCCAGTCATAATCTTATTAACTATTTCGATTGCATATGGAGTGTTTAGTAACGCAATTTATCCGTTTATTGAACAGGCGGTTGATCCACTTGTTGATCCTTCTGTTTATATTCATGCGGTGTTAAAGGAGTGA
- a CDS encoding Na+/H+ antiporter subunit E, with amino-acid sequence MAFQLILNIILACLWMFLESSFSFATFIIGFIIGIFLLLFMRRFLGSRFYIFRLFALVKLVFRFLHDLIVSTIHVSRIVLKKDMNIRPGIFRYDTTLETDWEVTMLALLITLTPGTLSIDISDDYKAIYVHSLHVPNIEEEIATIRKSYEGAIMEVFHG; translated from the coding sequence ATGGCTTTTCAACTTATTCTTAATATAATACTTGCTTGTTTGTGGATGTTTCTTGAGTCATCGTTTAGTTTTGCGACATTTATCATTGGCTTTATCATCGGGATATTCTTATTACTATTCATGCGACGCTTCCTTGGATCACGATTTTACATCTTCCGTTTGTTTGCTTTAGTCAAATTGGTGTTCCGTTTCTTACATGATTTAATCGTCTCTACTATTCATGTTAGCCGGATTGTCCTGAAAAAAGATATGAATATTCGTCCAGGTATTTTTAGATATGATACAACGCTTGAAACTGACTGGGAAGTAACGATGCTAGCTTTACTGATTACCTTAACTCCTGGGACACTTTCGATTGATATTTCGGATGATTACAAAGCAATTTATGTTCACTCTCTTCATGTGCCAAATATTGAGGAAGAAATTGCTACTATTCGTAAGTCTTATGAAGGCGCGATTATGGAGGTGTTCCACGGATGA
- a CDS encoding Na(+)/H(+) antiporter subunit F1 translates to MIIQIALSIGLLLYSISTFLYLYRILKGPTTSDKVVALDSIGMNLVAIVALLSMFYDTNAFLDVILLIALLAFIGTVSFAKFIEKGKVIDRERDN, encoded by the coding sequence ATGATTATTCAAATCGCCTTATCCATTGGTTTGCTACTATATTCGATTTCCACTTTCTTATATCTTTACCGAATTCTAAAAGGACCAACCACCTCAGACAAAGTAGTAGCACTTGATTCTATTGGGATGAACCTGGTTGCGATTGTCGCCCTACTGTCAATGTTTTATGATACTAATGCCTTTTTAGATGTTATTTTACTTATCGCTTTACTTGCATTTATTGGAACAGTTTCCTTTGCCAAATTTATTGAGAAAGGAAAGGTGATTGACCGTGAACGTGATAATTGA
- the mnhG gene encoding monovalent cation/H(+) antiporter subunit G produces MNVIIEIIISVMILIGGLLSILAAIGVIRLPDVYTRTHAAGISNTFGVSLLLFATVGYFFHSGEGFNARVLLAILFIFLTTPVASHLINRAAYDTGVPLAIRIRDQLRSVKKDDIKKKKNLIIRQEQIEKARQEREELEERMEWERREEKIDAREDKEEEQREREEQTIEEQSDDSEHEIIEQDESETEEDEDKTKK; encoded by the coding sequence GTGAACGTGATAATTGAAATTATTATTTCCGTGATGATTTTAATCGGTGGTTTGCTTAGTATTCTTGCCGCAATTGGCGTTATTAGGCTCCCTGACGTATATACTAGAACTCATGCTGCGGGGATTAGCAATACTTTTGGAGTTAGTTTATTATTATTTGCCACAGTTGGTTATTTCTTTCACTCAGGAGAAGGCTTTAATGCGCGGGTTCTACTCGCTATCCTGTTCATCTTCCTAACAACACCTGTAGCTTCTCACTTGATTAACCGTGCCGCTTATGACACGGGTGTTCCACTTGCAATTCGAATTCGTGACCAATTGCGTTCAGTGAAAAAAGACGATATCAAGAAAAAGAAAAACCTAATTATTCGCCAAGAACAAATTGAAAAAGCACGACAAGAACGTGAGGAACTTGAAGAAAGAATGGAATGGGAACGACGCGAAGAAAAGATTGATGCGCGTGAAGATAAAGAAGAAGAACAACGTGAACGCGAGGAACAAACGATTGAAGAACAGTCGGATGATTCTGAGCATGAAATCATCGAACAAGATGAAAGTGAAACAGAGGAAGACGAAGATAAAACGAAGAAATAA